The Pristiophorus japonicus isolate sPriJap1 chromosome 3, sPriJap1.hap1, whole genome shotgun sequence genome has a segment encoding these proteins:
- the LOC139256611 gene encoding C-X-C chemokine receptor type 2-like: MVALNIKLVNISNSELENYEYFTFDPDTAPCTPIVTASIYTALVDSLVCFLAVTGNMLVMVVILYNRRTISSTDIYLLHLAIADLLFAVTLPFWAVDAISGWVFGDAMCKIISMLQEVNFYSGILLLACISINRYLAIVYSTQSHKQKRPFLIKLVCAAVWVLAIVLSLPILYKGEYNPPGSSRTICYEILDGEADDTWRTTTRFLRHSIGFLIPLAVMIFCYSVTIHRLCQTKGFQKQKAMKVIIAVVLAFLICWLPYNLTVLIDTLMRSKLIDESCDRRNHIDRALSATKILGFLHSCINPILYAFIGVKFRRNLVKLLATKGIIKQNADSQNGRSVSSSISRL; the protein is encoded by the coding sequence ATGGTCGCTCTAAATATCAAATTGGTCAATATATCCAATTCTGAACTTGAAAATTATGAATATTTCACATTTGATCCAGACACAGCTCCCTGTACACCTATTGTAACCGCATCAATCTACACGGCATTGGTCGATAGCCTGGTGTGTTTCCTCGCTGTGACAGGGAACATGCTCGTGATGGTTGTCATACTTTACAATCGACGCACAATATCGTCCACAGATATCTACCTGCTTCATCTGGCCATAGCCGATCTGCTCTTTGCCGTGACCTTGCCCTTTTGGGCAGTGGATGCCATATCTGGGTGGGTGTTTGGTGATGCCATGTGTAAGATTATCAGCATGTTACAGGAAGTTAACTTTTACAGTGGCATTCTGTTGCTGGCTTGTATCAGTATCAATCGCTATCTGGCCATTGTCTACTCTACACAGTCCCACAAGCAGAAAAGACCATTTCTAATCAAGCTGGTCTGTGCTGCTGTTTGGGTGCTGGCCATTGTTTTGTCTTTACCTATTCTGTACAAGGGAGAATATAATCCACCCGGTTCCAGCAGAACGATATGTTATGAGATACTCGACGGTGAAGCGGATGATACGTGGAGAACAACCACCAGGTTTTTGCGGCACTCTATTGGGTTCCTCATCCCGCTGGCTGTCATGATCTTCTGCTACAGCGTGACGATCCATAGACTGTGTCAAACAAAGGGATTCCAGAAACAGAAAGCCATGAAGGTCATCATAGCGGTGGTGCTGGCTTTTCTCATTTGTTGGCTGCCGTACAATCTTACTGTGTTGATCGACACACTGATGAGGAGCAAACTCATTGATGAGAGTTGTGACAGGCGCAATCATATCGACAGAGCTCTGTCTGCAACAAAAATTTTGGGATTCCTGCACAGCTGCATTAACCCAATCTTATACGCATTCATAGGGGTGAAATTCAGGAGGAACCTGGTCAAACTCTTGGCTACGAAAGGAATCATTAAACAAAATGCAGATTCACAGAATGGAAGATCTGTATCCTCCTCTATATCtagactctga